Proteins from a genomic interval of Salvelinus alpinus chromosome 7, SLU_Salpinus.1, whole genome shotgun sequence:
- the LOC139581705 gene encoding ras-related protein Rab-9B-like gives MSGKSLLLKVILLGDGGVGKSSLMNRYVTDRFDSQSFHTIGVEFLNRDLEVDGRLVTLQIWDTAGQERFKSLRTPFYRGADCCLLTFAVDDLHSFQNLVSWKKEFMFYSDVRDPERFPFVVLGNKVDKEGREVGEDEARAWCEENGCCPYFETSAKDDTNVGVAFEAAVLEVLAAEDQIDHTLLSSTIDLHGNRKVPRSSCC, from the exons ATGAGCGGGAAGAGCCTGCTGTTAAAGGTGATCCTGCTGGGTGATGGTGGCGTGGGAAAGTCTTCCTTAATGAACCGCTACGTCACGGACCGCTTCGACTCCCAGTCCTTCCACACCATCGGGGTCGAGTTCCtcaacagagacctggag GTGGACGGGCGCCTGGTGACCCTTCAGATCTGGGACACGGCTGGTCAGGAGCGCTTCAAGTCCCTGAGGACGCCGTTCTACCGTGGCGCCGACTGCTGCCTCCTCACCTTCGCTGTGGACGACCTGCACAGCTTCCAGAACCTGGTCAGCTGGAAGAAAGAGTTCATGTTTTACTCTGACGTACGAGACCCAGAGAGGTTCCCCTTCGTTGTCCTGGGCAACAAGGTGGacaaagaggggagggaggtgggggaggacGAGGCTCGGGCCTGGTGCGAGGAGAACGGTTGTTGTCCCTACTTCGAGACCAGTGCTAAGGACGATACGAACGTGGGAGTGGCGTTTGAGGCAGCGGTACTGGAGGTTCTGGCGGCGGAGGATCAGATCGACCACACATTGTTGAGTAGCACTATCGATCTCCACGGCAACCGTAAAGTACCGCGCTCTTCTTGCTGTTGA
- the fut11 gene encoding alpha-(1,3)-fucosyltransferase 11, whose protein sequence is MITMSVEGRLGARLVPCCVWLGLLCLLSTLPCSWSQDPLNVGDPVETDQSAFQPQSALSDMEFSSIASYRGPGNNDSRGNKDLPILLWWSGGLFPHFPGDTERIDCHTSSCLVTRNRKVQLYRRTSSIIFYGTDFRAYEAPLPRPSHQTWALFHEESPMNNYVLSHSPGIRLFNYTATFRRGSDYPLTLQWLPSLGYLLQPVAVSLEQKNHWRREGLAPIMYMQSHCDVPSDRDRYVQKLMKYIEVDSYGKCLNSKPLPQYLEDTSTATGEDAGFMSFTARYKFHLALENGLCQDYMTEKLWRPLHQGCVPVYRGSSSVADWMPNDLSVILIDDFPSPQDLAKFLKALDENDEEYAKYLQFKKPSHVTNVGLLEALESREWGVNDMSKPNYLNGFECYVCDQENTRLAAERAYRKAPEKSPPPQPKMANNSHMGCPLPSPGFGDRQDLHINDSWVQMWPQDYWQSLDQAEGLESLIRHNESDPALLWHHIQELAMTRARGQA, encoded by the exons ATGATAACG ATGTCTGTGGAGGGGAGGCTGGGGGCCAGGCTGGTGCCCTGCTGTGTGTGGCTGGGGCTGCTGTGTCTCCTGTCCACCCTGCCCTGTTCCTGGTCCCAGGACCCCCTTAACGTTGGGGACCCCGTGGAAACAGATCAGAGTGCCTTTCAACCACAGAGTGCACTGTCTGACATGGAGTTCTCTTCCATTGCCTCCTACCGCGGCCCCGGCAACAATGACTCACGTGGCAACAAGGACCTGCCCATCCTGTTGTGGTGGAGTGGAGGACTCTTCCCTCATTTCCCCGGAGACACAGAACGCATCGACTGTCACACCTCCTCTTGTCTGGTCACACGCAATAGGAAG GTTCAACTGTACCGACGTACCTCCTCCATCATCTTCTATGGGACAGACTTCAGGGCCTACGAGGCTCCTCTTCCCAGACCCTCTCACCAGACCTGGGCCTTATTCCACGAGGAGTCCCCCATGAACAACTACGTCCTGTCCCACAGCCCAGGCATCAGGCTGTTTAACTACACCG CCACCTTCAGGAGAGGCTCAGACTACCCTCTGACCCTGCAGTGGCTGCCCTCCCTGGGATACCTGCTCCAGCCTGTAGCCGTGTCTCTGGAGCAGAAGAACCACTGGAGGAGAGAGGGTCTGGCCCCCATCATGTACATGCAGTCACACTGTGACGTCCCCTCTGACAGGGACAGATACGTACAGAAACTCATGAAGTACATAGAG GTGGACTCGTATGGGAAATGTCTGAACAGTAAGCCCCTCCCTCAGTACCTGGAGGACACAAGTACAGCCACAGGGGAGGACGCCGGCTTTATGAGCTTCACGGCACGCTACAAGTTCCACCTGGCCCTGGAGAACGGCCTGTGtcag GACTACATGACTGAGAAGCTATGGCGCCCTCTCCACCAGGGCTGTGTACCAGTCTACCGCGGCTCCTCATCAGTAGCTGACTGGATGCCCAACGACCTCTCTGTCATCCTTATTGATGACTTCCCATCACCTCAGGACCTAGCCAAGTTCCTCAAGGCGTTGGATGAGAACGATGAAGAGTATGCTAAGTATTTACAGTTTAAGAAGCCGAGCCACGTTACCAACGTTGGCCTGTTGGAGGCACTGGAGAGCAGGGAGTGGGGCGTGAACGACATGAGCAAACCCAACTACCTCAACGGCTTTGAGTGCTATGTCTGTGACCAGGAGAATACCAGACTGGCAGCTGAACGGGCCTATAGGAAAGCCCCAGAGAAGAGCCCGCCCCCCCAGCCTAAGATGGCCAATAATTCTcatatgggatgtcctctacccAGCCCAGGGTTCGGAGACCGGCAGGATCTACACATCAATGACAG CTGGGTCCAGATGTGGCCGCAGGACTACTGGCAGAGCTTAGATCAGGCTGAAGGATTGGAGTCTCTCATCAGACATAACGAGTCAGACCCTGCACTGCTCTGGCATCACATCCAGGAGTTGGCTATGACGAGGGCCAGAGGACAGGCATAA